The sequence below is a genomic window from Sorangiineae bacterium MSr12523.
TGGGCACCTCGGGAACGAGGACGTCCGGCCCGCCGTAGTACGGCGTCCAGAGGCCTTCCATCGCGCTCGGCAGCGTGTGGTAGTCGCCCTTGCGCGCTTCGACCAAGGCGTCGTCGAGGCGCTGCTTGCTGGCGCGCTCGATGTCGTCGGCCTGCTGCCGCGTGATGCGATGGGTCTCCAAAAGCCGCTGCACGTACACCTCGCGGACCGTCGGCTTCTTGTCGATCAGCGCGTACATGATGGGCTGCGTGAAACGCGGCTCGTCGCCTTCGTTGTGGCCCAGTTTGCGGTAACAGTAGACGTCGATCACGACGTCCTTCTGGAAGCGCTGGCGGTATTCCATGGCCAAACGCGTGACCTGGATGACCGCCTCCGGATCCTCACCGTTCACGTGGAAGACCGGGGTCTTCATCATACGGGTGATGTCCGTGCAGTAACGCGTCGAACGTGAATCCTTCGGCAGCGTCGTGAAGCCGATCTGGTTGTTCACGACGACGTGGACGGTGCCCTCGGTGGAGTAGCCTTCGAGGCCCGCGAGGTTCAACGTTTCGGGAACGACGCCTTGGCCCATGAAGGAGGCGTCGCCGTGGATGAGGAGCGGCAGGACGTGCTTGCGCTTCGCGCGATCTTGCTTGGCGCGCACGCGGCCTTCGACGACCGGATTCACGAACTCGAGGTGGCTCGGGTTGAAGGCGAGCGAGAGGTGCACCGTTGCGCCCGACGAGGTGACGCGGTCCGTGGAGTAGCCGAGGTGGTACTTCACGTCGCCGCCGCCGAGGAAGCGCTCGGGCTTCTTGTCGTCGAACGCGGCGAAGAGCTCGCGCACGTCCTTCTCCATGATGTTCGCGAGCACGTTGAGGCGGCCGCGGTGCGCCATGCCGAGAACGATCTCGCCGACGCCGTGCGTTCCCGCCTCGTCGACCAACATGGCCAAGAGGGCAATCACGCTTTCGGCGCCCTCGACCGAGAAGCGGCGTGCACCGAGGTAGTTCTTCGCGATGAAGTTCTCGAAGACCTCCGCATCCGTCAGCTTGGTCAGGATGCGCACGACCTGCTTGTGATCGAGCGCGGCGCGGTTGCGCGTCGACTCCATGCGGTGCTCGAGCCAGTCGCGCATCTCCGGCTCTTCGATGTGCGTGTACTCCACGCCAATCGAGCCGCAGTACGTCTCGCTCATGTGCGCGACGATCTGGCGAAGCGTGGTGCGCTCGGGCAAACCGGAGATGCCGCCGGTGGCGAACGTGTTCTCCAGATCTTGCGGCGCGAGATCGAAGTTTTCCAGATCGAGCTCGGGCGAGGCGGCGGGCGGCGCTCCGGCGACCGTGGGATCGATGCTGGGATCTTTCACCAGCGGATCGACCCGCGCGAACAAGTGTCCGCGCGAGCGGTACATGTTCACGAGCTGATAGACTCGACCTTGGACGGCCACCGCATTGACGAGTTGTTCCTCGGCGCGGCTGATTGTAAGCGGGGGCGGCACGTACGAAGCGCGCGCGCTGCCATTGAGCCCTGCGGACGCCGCTGCACCGTTACCGTTCTTCACGGCCGTCG
It includes:
- a CDS encoding 2-oxoglutarate dehydrogenase E1 component; the protein is MFDEFGINAGLVEELHAKFQQNPQAVDAKWRKFFESLNGASNGNGASIAPIATVSPAVVSGASSAGGAAPGGAPPTAVKNGNGAAASAGLNGSARASYVPPPLTISRAEEQLVNAVAVQGRVYQLVNMYRSRGHLFARVDPLVKDPSIDPTVAGAPPAASPELDLENFDLAPQDLENTFATGGISGLPERTTLRQIVAHMSETYCGSIGVEYTHIEEPEMRDWLEHRMESTRNRAALDHKQVVRILTKLTDAEVFENFIAKNYLGARRFSVEGAESVIALLAMLVDEAGTHGVGEIVLGMAHRGRLNVLANIMEKDVRELFAAFDDKKPERFLGGGDVKYHLGYSTDRVTSSGATVHLSLAFNPSHLEFVNPVVEGRVRAKQDRAKRKHVLPLLIHGDASFMGQGVVPETLNLAGLEGYSTEGTVHVVVNNQIGFTTLPKDSRSTRYCTDITRMMKTPVFHVNGEDPEAVIQVTRLAMEYRQRFQKDVVIDVYCYRKLGHNEGDEPRFTQPIMYALIDKKPTVREVYVQRLLETHRITRQQADDIERASKQRLDDALVEARKGDYHTLPSAMEGLWTPYYGGPDVLVPEVPTHVEKNHLLDILDRLTKVPHDFTPNAKAHALIKARRDRARTQNTVQWETAETLAYATLLEQGHRVRLSGQDCRRGTFSHRHAVLYDTQTGAPFVPLANAGPGRFEVLDSPLSEAAVLGFEYGYSLDCPDGLVIWEAQFGDFMNGAQVIIDQFIVSAEDKWNRLSGLVLFLPHGYEGQGPEHSSGRIERFLQAAAEDNIQVCNLTTPAQVFHVLRRQVLRPWRKPLVVFTPKSLLRHPEAISTVDELATGSFQRVIPDASVDPKQTKRVLLCTGKVYYDLLKTRRDLKRDDVAIVRLEQLYPLNVTLKEALAPYPDGTPLVWVQEEPRNMGPWYFLNARLREFITDRLPLSLVSRVESASPATGSKASHDLEQRMLMDAAFG